The genomic DNA cttaagtactttacacaactCTCAGTCAATCAGCAGTCGCCTGTACTATCGGCTTCAACATCGAACAATACCAATTTTGGTACCTATAATACAATACACTTTGAAAGGTAGTGACCGACGAttctaaccgacttgacaaaagtgATCAGCTCAATACCATCAAATCCATGATGCATTGTGGGTAAGtggtgattgactgactgatctacaatgTCGAACAAGCCCACTTTTGGTCCAGTAGTGCAACACAATGAAAAACGACTTCACAAAAGGGATCTGCTCAAACGCACGCATGAACTTTCTTGAATTTGTCTAGAGTCTGAGGTCACTGGTATCCTTCTTTCACAATAAAACTACAATTCCATAGATGCCAGGCTGTACACGTCATAACCACTAGCAAGAACCAACTTCCTGGTGGTAGGGTGCCGGATCAGCGTGGGATAAAAACAAAAATCTCTGTTAAGTGAGTATGTTAACCTAATTATACCACTGTTATATAGCCTTGATTTAAATAATTGTCGCTGTGTTTACTGCGAAACTAGATCAAAGTTGCTAGGGCGATGAGGCTGTTTTACAATGCaaataagctagctagctacctaacgttagcttAATTGATTACAGACGCTAACTGAGTTTGTTATGTAGCTAACGGTTAGTGGCTAAGCTAATGTTAGTTGTAAAGAGGCAATCTGTCTTTTGCTTCTCCAGTACTAAAGTAATGTGTATATTCAGTGCGTTGTGCATAGGCTATTTCATGCTCATGGAATAACTATTTTGGGCGTGGAACTATCTGTGGTTGAGACTTTAAAATTACAGAGGCAGTTTGACTGTTTTTCACTTGTATACCAGTACACGGTAGGTATATAATCTAGCATACAAGACATCCAATGTAAACATAACATTGGTTAGATTTGAAATTAAAAGATGTCACCAGATTCTGAAACTGTGTGTGGCTGTAGCAACAGAGCCTAGGCTACTTCCATTTGACATttttaagtcatttagcagaggctcttatccagcgcaatttacaattagtgcattcatcttaagataggtGAGACCACATCATTCGTATAAAGTACATTTCCCCTCAACAATTTATCAAAGTCTGTGCAAGTAGGAAAAGATAAGTGTGTTTATTTTGGGGGGGAGTAGCAGCACCTGTTGGTGGTGAGTAAATTGTACCCAGTCAGCAGTTTAATGTTCAGCAGGGCAACCGTGTGTAGGCAGTGGCAATGTTTTGTTGCAAGCTTCTTATGTTTAAATAGTAAACCTTCTCCTCGTTCCCATGTTCCAGGATTGGAGTTGCTGTTGGTGATCAGGATGATTGACATGCGGGCGTGGGCGGAGTACCTGGTGGAATGGGCGGCCAAGGACCCGTACGGCTTTCTGACCACTGTCATCCTGGCACTTACACCCCTCTTCATCGCCAGTGCCCTGTTGTCGTGGAAACTGGCCAAGATGATTGAAGTGCGCGACCGCGaacagaagaagaagcagaaacGTCAGGAGAATATCGCCAAGGCCAAGAGGACCAAGAAAGACTGAGCTGTGGAGGGAGAAAGAATAGCTACAGTACACAGCTATGCTCAACACTCTTCACTTGCAACACCGCTCCCCCTCGCCTCCTCAACCCAGTCCAGTGCAGGAAGGATTGTAGGCCCTACATGGTGGCCTTAGAGCTGAGAGGGAACTGTATAGACAGAGGAGGCTCATTTGATTGGGCTATCAGCGTGTAAACCCGGATTCTGATTATGGTGGTGTTGCAGTACTTAGCATTCCATTTGTAACAACTCCATTCCAATGATTTCATAAACTACTTTGATTGTTTCTCCATTTTAAATGACTTGTTAAATTTCTGAATCACTTGCATGTTTTTATTAAATGAAGTTCTAAATAAAATAGGCTTGTATTTCTTGCAAAACATAATTCCCCATAACCCTGCCTGTATGACACTTAATTGAAAACGGTTGAGTTCCGACCTGACTTGATGCGCAGGCATTGTactgcatcaaccaatggttttATGTCATCAACTGTTCAGTCGGGCATAGACTGCTATATCATAGCTGATAATTAAACACCTATCCAATCGTTTTGAGATCTGGCAGGAGTCTGGTATGGACTCGACCAAGATGTGTTCCAGGCAGTTGTCATGCATGGGCTTCatgtagttaaaaaaaatatttggttaAAAGGTTTGTAGTGTCAGATGAGGTGTATATCATACATATGTAAagacttttttttaaagtgtcaCACTGAAAATATTTATATGTATGCCATTTGGGCAAACACTTTATCCAAATCAACTTACAATAGTGTGTGCATACCTTTTTatatgggtggccccagcgggaatcaaacccaccatTATGACATTGCAATTGCCATGATCTACCAACTGAAAAACACTACCACCTACTTGCCAGCACTTACATCACATCCCAGTTTGCTCAAGCCTGGTAGTTTAATTTACAATCCACAAAAAAATCATCAAATATACCTTGATTACCTACAACACAACTCATATACAAAGCCTTTATAGTTGGGGAGATCAGAAAATGTGTCTTCTACACCCCATGAATGCCACACACTATATCAAGTATTCCCTGATTCAACACAAGGTTTTTTATGTAAGAGAGCTCCCATTAGTATACATCATGTCCGTTGTATTCATTACTGCAAACCGTAATAAAACGTGTTGCGGTTGGAAACCACTTACGTCAAACTTGTTTGAAATGACCGGTTTCCATTGCCAAGCATTTTGCTaaggtgtgcactaatgaatatgaTCCAGTCCACCTTCCAGCCCCAAGTTCCCTATACTAAAGGAGAGGGATTATGAAGATTCCTTCCTCTACCTTGCTGCTTTCAATTGACCAGTCTTTTCAGGTGGGTCACTGAACAATGGTGGCGAGGATGAAAGGTAACTTGTGAAGTTCTATttcgtgtatatactgtattatgtgTGTACCATAGTGTGTGTTAGGTACCAGTATCATGGCAAGGAAATAAGGATGCAGACATTTCTTAATAAGGTAAACAGTTCACacaacagcaggtttttaaaagaCAGAGTTCAGACTGCTTCGGGTTTTATGTTTTACACTGGAAAATCCAGTATCGCAAtactgttttttgtgtgtgtatatcttgGCTGTGGGTGTCCAGGTGTCAGGCTGGAATATGTTAGCTGTTCTGACATGCTCCTCGCTGGTCTCTGGCTGGCTGACACTGAAGGCGGTGTGGCCCTCGGCTATGGTCTGAGTAGGCCAAGCCACCAGCCCCTCCTCGTACTCCTTAGgaagcagctctctctctcctccacctccctcgcCTTCTGTGTGCTCCCTGTAGTTCTGGTTCCTCACCAGCTACTGTGaagggcgcgcacacacacacacacacacatacacttaatATCAGAGGTAAAACCAAGGCTTTTGAACACACTCTTTTTGAGGGGATAGTTAGGAGTCCTCTAACAACTCATCCATAAGAGCTCAACCCTGAACGTCACACATCAGCGGCAGCTAAAGCTACTATCCAGTCCATGGTGTTAGTTTTGCCTTGGCAGAGCCAGAGAGCCATGGCCATGGTCTGGACttcttgttgttgtgtgttggcAGCAGAACTAGCAGGctgtgaagggagaggggagaccaGGGCCAAACAGCTCTGCTTTGGGGAACGAGGCGAGCATATGCAACCGCTTTTCCAGCCTGTTAATGACATGATTTAATCCAATCAATTTATGTCAACTTGGACAGGGACAAAATTAAGCGttaaggaagggggggggggggggggggggcataaagTGCCAGGGGAGCGGTTTTGGCTACACCACTGTCCAGCTGTGGACGACTGCACTGGGCAGACAGTACACAGAAAATTGGAATAGAATGTTCTGGCAACACTGAGGTAGGAACGGCATTGGCCGTTGGCATGGAGTATACAGAGAGGGGCTGCCTGGGTATTAGCCTTGTAGAGGCTTTCCCATAGCCTCCATGTTTGAGAATAGGAAAGTTAGCAGGCTAACCCTTTGATCCTGTTCTGTGACGTAGGCATAGCCTTTGACGTCTAgctatgagccctggtctaaagtaatgcaccacatagggaatagggtgccatttaggacaccaCCAAAATGAGAAGTGTGACTGTTGagcccatagagatagatagagggctcatctttgtatctgtgccattatagcgtctgtgacagcatgggcagcgccattgaggcaatCTCCCTTTTGAAGTAGTCAATTATCTTCTTCACGATTGGCTGATCCTTCTTGATGACccggttggacatgactccaacagggtcaccaggagggatcagaCAATGAAGTTgaaagtcccacccagttgactacattaaaatggtggaagtccTCAATGGTGCTACCCATGCTAACACAGCCTTTTAGCCattagaggcctctatcattctctatgattTCCCCCCAAATTTCGTGGCTCTGTTGAAAATGGAGAAAAGGCTAAACAAAGTGTTTCTCCTAGACTCTTCCCTCCCCATACCCAGTCCCCAAGAGCTCCCACAAACACAGCAGGGGTACGCACTTCAATGGAGGGGGCTGCTTCCTTGCTTCCTGGAGAAGGGAACAGACAGACGAGAGTTAGAACACCCATACCACTGCACAAACAAAATGAACAGTTACCGGTCATTTACACTATAGAAGCAGCACTAGCTTGGCCACGCTAGTCTCGCCCTCATGTGGGTGCTACGTATCAACAGCCATTGTCAATCAATCCAGCAGGGGTTGAAAGCTATGGTCAGTCGCGTCGCAATATCGCAGAGGATTTGAATAAATGTCAGCTTTCCCTAATTTTAGTCTGGCCCTGTTCAGCTCCCTCGACCTTGCTCGCATCACTCAACAGTCCCCTTCCCACTCCGTTCTCTCGCTTTCCTACCATTGAAAGGGAATAGCTTCAGATGTTTCACCGTGCGATGCCCCTTCATAGTGTAAACGGTCCGTTACACGTGACATCCAATGTAACGGCATTGGATCACTTGTTTAACTGTGTAGTTAAAGTAACACAATATCTAACTAAGAGTAAGTGATCTGAACATAATTTTGCCTGTTTCCTTTCTTTAGAATTCCAGTGTGATACATGACACGATAACATCTAGAATATGGCATCTCTGTGATTTACCAGTCTAAGCAGAGAGGATACTGTAGTAATGTACACATTTAAACTACTATACAGCATAAAGTAGATCTCTTCTACTCTGATCCTTGGAttaacctctccctctccatctattgCTCCCTCCTTCTCCAAAGTaagtcagagacagagaactTTTCCTATCTAGTTGTCTGGAAAATGGACAGTTTTTGAGATTGTCAGATAGGGTGCCCTTGATACATTCATGAATACATTTCTGAATAAATAGGTGATTCATGTTTGTTCTAGTACAGTTTGTTGTTGCCTAGCACTATTGTGTAATCTGTACTACAGTGGTATTCCGAGCCCCAGATTCACAGGTCCCTTGACTTAGACTGTACCATGGAGACTAGCAGGCATCCATATAGCATACAGCTAAAGTGTCAGTACCCCATCCAGAGATGTCCCCACATTACCATCCCACTCTGAGGATATGCTGCCTTCCAGGTACTCAAACTCTGTAGCGTTAACCGCCACCACCACCCACTTGGCCCAGACTATCCACCCTGATAaaacaatgagagagagaaagagagatcattTTTAACACATCAATACAGGAAAATAGACATGTAATCAAGTGCATAAAAAACAacccacacagacaaacacaattgagatctcacacacatgcatgcacgtacacgaaatgcacgcacgcacacacacacgaggcgtGACAGTGTTCTGACAGGCCATGGATGATTAGCTCGTGGCCCTCAGGCCTGCTCCTCAGATCTCTCAGAGTGTGTCCAAATCTGGGCTAAGCCTTATGTAAATCAGCCCCCCTAAATGTAAATCAGCCCCCCTAACGCACCAATCACAGCCCCCCTAAATGTAAATCAGCCCCCCTAACCCACCAACCAcagccccccccccgcccctcacTGACACCCTCATCTAATTGCAGCCCTCCGCTAACAATGCCCTCCAAATCAACGTCAAGCCGTATAGGAGACAAGATAGGTCAGATATCACAGGCAACAGAAGAGAGATGAGCTGAG from Oncorhynchus clarkii lewisi isolate Uvic-CL-2024 chromosome 30, UVic_Ocla_1.0, whole genome shotgun sequence includes the following:
- the LOC139389904 gene encoding small integral membrane protein 15-like, whose amino-acid sequence is MIDMRAWAEYLVEWAAKDPYGFLTTVILALTPLFIASALLSWKLAKMIEVRDREQKKKQKRQENIAKAKRTKKD